One segment of Schistocerca cancellata isolate TAMUIC-IGC-003103 chromosome 2, iqSchCanc2.1, whole genome shotgun sequence DNA contains the following:
- the LOC126161652 gene encoding probable 26S proteasome non-ATPase regulatory subunit 3: MVALAEQSADVEMKNADSPTGEGDAGDAKKDGDVVSIQDIREHARQIEKAVQNKEPRFILRVLRSLPNTRRKLNSVVLRGIITGFYTHSATEKDALLNFVEEPMETEGSTSQRMRSGKSSTAPLLPEVDAYIHLLVLLKLIDGRKYEDAVTCSDLLMQKVTAQNRRTLDLVTAKCYFYHSRSYELTNQLEKIRGFLHSRLRTATLRNDYEGQGVLINCLLRNYLHYNLYDQADKLVSKSVFPESASNNEWARFFYYLGRIKAARLEYSAAHKNLVQALRKAPQNAAVGFRQTVQKLAVTVELLLGDIPERQIFRHAALRRSLAPYFQLTQAVRMGNLQRFGEVLENFGPQFRADHTFTLILRLRHNVIKTAIRSVGLSYSRIAPADIAKKLGLDSPEDAEFIVAKAIRDGVIEATLDRERGYMRSKETTDIYCTREPQLAFHQRISFCLELHNQSVKAMRYPPKSYGKDLESAEERREREQQDMELAKEMAEEDDDGFP, from the coding sequence ATGGTGGCTCTGGCAGAACAGTCAGCTGATGTTGAAATGAAGAATGCAGACAGCCCTACTGGTGAGGGAGATGCTGGAGATGCGAAGAAGGATGGTGATGTTGTGAGCATTCAGGATATCAGAGAACATGCCAGGCAAATTGAAAAGGCGGTTCAAAATAAGGAACCTCGATTTATATTGAGAGTACTGCGATCTCTCCCAAATACACGAAGAAAACTGAATTCTGTTGTCCTTAGAGGAATTATTACTGGTTTCTACACACACTCTGCAACTGAGAAAGATGCATTGTTAAACTTTGTGGAGGAGCCAATGGAAACAGAAGGGTCGACATCCCAGCGAATGCGTAGTGGAAAAAGTTCAACTGCTCCTTTACTGCCTGAGGTTGATGCATACATACATCTACTGGTCCTTCTGAAGTTGATTGATGGACGTAAGTATGAAGATGCAGTTACATGTTCTGACCTCCTTATGCAAAAAGTGACAGCACAGAATAGAAGAACTCTTGATCTTGTAACTGCCAAGTGCTATTTTTATCATTCACGAAGCTATGAACTTACAAATCAGTTAGAAAAAATTAGAGGATTTCTTCATTCTAGACTACGCACTGCAACTTTGCGGAATGACTATGAAGGCCAAGGTGTCCTTATAAACTGTCTGCTTAGAAACTATTTACATTATAACTTATATGACCAAGCTGACAAACTGGTTTCAAAATCAGTTTTCCCAGAGTCTGCTAGCAACAATGAATGGGCTCGTTTCTTTTATTATCTTGGCAGGATTAAAGCAGCCCGTTTAGAATACTCAGCAGCACACAAAAATCTTGTTCAGGCATTAAGGAAGGCTCCACAGAATGCAGCAGTTGGGTTCCGGCAGACTGTCCAAAAGTTAGCTGTCACAGTTGAATTACTTTTGGGAGATATACCAGAACGACAGATCTTCAGACATGCTGCATTAAGGAGGTCATTAGCACCTTATTTCCAGCTTACTCAGGCAGTTCGCATGGGAAATCTTCAACGTTTTGGAGAAGTACTTGAAAACTTTGGTCCACAATTTAGAGCAGATCATACATTTACACTAATTTTGCGTTTGAGGCACAATGTTATCAAGACAGCAATCAGGTCTGTGGGCTTGTCGTACTCACGAATTGCTCCAGCGGACATAGCAAAGAAGTTGGGGCTTGATTCACCAGAGGATGCGGAGTTCATTGTCGCAAAGGCTATTAGAGATGGAGTTATTGAGGCCACTTTAGATCGTGAAAGAGGTTATATGCGTAGTAAAGAAACTACTGATATTTATTGTACAAGAGAACCTCAATTAGCTTTCCATCAGCGTATATCATTTTGTCTGGAACTTCATAATCAAAGTGTAAAAGCCATGCGTTATCCTCCAAAATCATATGGCAAAGACCTGGAGTCTGCAGAAGAACGGAGGGAACGAGAACAACAAGATATGGAGCTGGCGAAGGAAATGgctgaagaagatgatgatggtttcccataa